A single region of the Oceaniferula marina genome encodes:
- a CDS encoding PstC family ABC transporter permease: MRARLFHLWCLVCTCCLILTLGGIVFYLVSQSLPYLNGALFFGDTPVWDAISGKTRVWGALWPACVGTFSVTIIALLIALLPGIATGIWLAEFPRSRFSTGLGLAIDVLAGTPSVLMGLFGFTMILFLREHIAPAANHSLLLSASCLAILILPYLASTTRTAMQSVPLSLRISTHALGMNHWQRIWYVLLPRSTKGILSGIMLSFGRAAEDTAVIMLTGAVASAGLPSSLLARYEALPFSIFYYSAQYQTKGELGLAFGASVTLMCLTATTFAITGMVYQQSLSPHHD, from the coding sequence ATGAGAGCCCGGCTATTCCATCTCTGGTGCCTGGTATGCACCTGCTGTCTGATCCTCACCCTGGGAGGGATCGTTTTCTATCTGGTCTCTCAATCCTTACCGTATCTGAATGGGGCTTTGTTCTTCGGAGATACGCCCGTATGGGATGCCATCTCTGGAAAGACGCGGGTTTGGGGGGCTCTCTGGCCGGCCTGTGTCGGAACCTTTTCGGTGACCATCATCGCGCTGTTGATCGCCCTGCTCCCCGGCATCGCGACCGGTATTTGGCTTGCCGAGTTCCCCCGCTCGCGCTTCAGTACGGGCCTCGGTCTAGCGATTGATGTTCTGGCCGGAACCCCCTCCGTGCTCATGGGCCTGTTCGGGTTTACGATGATTCTCTTTCTAAGGGAGCACATTGCTCCGGCAGCCAATCACAGCCTCTTACTTTCTGCCAGCTGTCTGGCGATTCTCATCCTCCCCTATCTTGCCAGCACCACGCGCACCGCGATGCAAAGTGTGCCACTCTCCTTACGGATCAGCACCCACGCCCTCGGCATGAACCACTGGCAACGTATCTGGTACGTTCTTTTACCCCGATCAACCAAAGGCATACTCAGCGGCATCATGCTTTCCTTCGGACGTGCAGCCGAGGACACGGCGGTCATCATGCTCACCGGGGCCGTGGCCAGTGCAGGGCTTCCAAGCAGCCTTCTGGCCCGATATGAAGCGCTGCCATTCAGTATTTTCTATTACAGTGCCCAATATCAGACCAAAGGTGAGCTTGGACTCGCCTTCGGGGCATCCGTCACCCTAATGTGTTTGACCGCCACTACCTTTGCGATCACAGGGATGGTCTATCAACAATCACTAAGCCCCCACCATGACTGA
- a CDS encoding phosphate ABC transporter ATP-binding protein: protein MTETLQQDSSYAARLENLKVDFSGTTVVDVPELNMEQGLIHVVSGPSGSGKTSLLRSFNRLNECFPHCRTSGRIHLTLGNQRIDIQSLPDTRLAALRQKVAMVFQSPNVLPGSIAHNLKLPLKVTRNLKGAEAESTIRKSLQQAKLWDDVRERINHPASSLSGGQQQRLCLARALALDPEILLLDEPTASLDPDVTGQIENLLLELRGRYTMILVSHSRRQTARLADTHYRCENAKIVEIQRLRS, encoded by the coding sequence ATGACTGAAACGCTCCAACAAGATTCCAGCTATGCCGCCCGACTCGAAAACCTCAAGGTCGACTTTTCCGGAACGACCGTGGTGGACGTGCCCGAACTAAATATGGAACAAGGCCTCATCCATGTGGTTTCCGGACCATCGGGGTCAGGGAAAACCAGCCTGCTCCGGTCATTTAACCGCCTGAATGAGTGCTTTCCACACTGCCGGACCAGTGGCCGGATCCATCTGACGCTGGGGAACCAGCGCATCGACATCCAATCGCTGCCGGACACACGCCTCGCTGCGCTGCGCCAAAAAGTGGCCATGGTCTTTCAGTCCCCCAACGTTCTGCCTGGAAGCATCGCCCATAATTTAAAGCTCCCACTCAAAGTCACCCGAAACCTAAAAGGCGCGGAGGCGGAATCCACCATCCGCAAATCCCTGCAACAGGCAAAACTCTGGGACGATGTCAGGGAGCGGATAAACCACCCGGCAAGCTCCCTGTCCGGCGGACAACAACAACGGCTCTGTCTCGCCCGGGCCCTTGCACTCGACCCCGAGATTCTGCTACTCGATGAACCCACCGCCTCCCTCGATCCCGACGTCACCGGACAAATCGAAAACCTTCTCCTCGAACTCCGGGGACGCTATACGATGATTCTGGTGTCTCACTCGCGCCGCCAGACCGCCCGGCTGGCAGATACCCACTACCGCTGCGAAAACGCAAAAATCGTTGAAATTCAAAGGCTTCGATCATGA
- the fbaA gene encoding class II fructose-bisphosphate aldolase: MPVATPQQYAAMLDAAQKGGYAYPAINVTSITTINGALKAFAESGSDGIIQVSTGGGSFASGTAVADEAFGAIVLAEATHLLAEKYDILVGLHTDHCHPQKVDGFLRPLLEASRKRIAEGKGPLFNSHMFDGSVVELDENLTISKELLKECAELDIILEIEAGCVGGEEDGHDTSGLPAEKLYTSTEDMMQVYETLNSIGRFMFAATFGNVHGAYKPGSVKLKPTILRDGQNAVTEKYGPEAEMDLVFHGGSGSDLSDIRETLEYGVVKMNIDTDTQYAFTRPIATHICENIEGVLKIDGEVGNKKVYDPRGYLKKAEQSLCDRLKEACDDLLSTGKTIFGTV, encoded by the coding sequence ATGCCAGTAGCAACACCACAACAATACGCCGCTATGCTTGATGCCGCCCAGAAAGGTGGCTACGCATACCCCGCCATCAACGTCACCTCGATCACCACGATCAACGGTGCACTCAAAGCTTTCGCTGAATCCGGATCCGATGGAATCATTCAGGTTTCCACCGGTGGTGGATCCTTCGCCTCGGGAACTGCCGTGGCCGATGAAGCCTTCGGTGCCATCGTGCTTGCCGAAGCAACTCACCTGCTCGCCGAAAAATACGACATCCTCGTCGGCCTGCACACCGACCACTGCCACCCGCAAAAAGTCGACGGATTCCTCCGCCCACTGCTCGAAGCCTCACGCAAGCGTATTGCCGAAGGCAAAGGACCTCTTTTCAACTCCCACATGTTCGACGGCTCCGTCGTTGAACTCGATGAGAACCTCACCATTTCCAAAGAGCTTCTCAAGGAGTGTGCCGAGCTCGACATCATCCTCGAAATCGAAGCCGGCTGTGTCGGTGGAGAAGAAGACGGTCACGACACCTCCGGCCTTCCAGCCGAGAAACTCTACACCTCCACCGAGGACATGATGCAGGTCTACGAAACGCTCAACAGCATCGGCCGCTTCATGTTTGCCGCCACCTTCGGTAACGTGCACGGAGCCTACAAACCCGGCTCGGTCAAACTCAAGCCAACCATCCTCCGCGACGGCCAAAATGCCGTGACCGAAAAATACGGTCCGGAAGCCGAAATGGACCTCGTGTTCCACGGAGGATCCGGATCCGACCTCTCGGACATCCGTGAAACCCTTGAATACGGTGTGGTCAAGATGAACATCGACACCGACACCCAGTATGCCTTCACCCGCCCCATCGCGACTCACATCTGCGAAAACATCGAAGGTGTGCTGAAAATCGACGGCGAGGTTGGAAACAAAAAAGTCTACGACCCACGCGGCTACCTCAAGAAGGCCGAGCAAAGTCTCTGCGACCGCCTCAAGGAAGCTTGTGACGACCTGCTTTCCACCGGCAAGACGATCTTCGGAACCGTCTAA
- a CDS encoding LamG-like jellyroll fold domain-containing protein, producing the protein MKLTSILFFILSTGFTGATITQWETFSQGISSNITSSTNGGSGWVLDGSAGVVYDYGNLNDDGNPDTIGAGGAIEYIFNLSDTGGAVALGNYTGWRTEQTNLRLEQWQNQGTFGITIPGSGDWKFNGAPSIFDTDTHVLFNGRTDGEMEIFVNGTSQGIATRGSWILNGGSGYIGANNGGGAPSTGTFYGVASYDTALTSQQISGLFAAYSAPVPEPSSASLLTLGSLCLLLRRKK; encoded by the coding sequence ATGAAACTCACGTCCATACTTTTTTTCATCCTCAGCACTGGGTTTACTGGTGCCACCATCACTCAATGGGAGACCTTCTCGCAAGGCATTTCCAGTAACATCACCTCCAGCACCAATGGAGGTTCTGGCTGGGTATTGGATGGGTCAGCGGGAGTAGTCTATGATTACGGCAATCTGAATGACGACGGCAACCCTGACACCATCGGAGCAGGAGGAGCCATTGAATACATCTTCAACCTTTCCGACACCGGCGGAGCCGTTGCACTGGGAAACTACACCGGCTGGAGAACAGAGCAGACCAACCTCAGACTTGAACAGTGGCAGAACCAAGGAACCTTTGGAATCACCATCCCCGGATCAGGTGACTGGAAATTCAATGGAGCACCCTCTATTTTTGATACCGATACCCACGTTCTCTTCAACGGCCGCACCGATGGAGAAATGGAAATTTTCGTTAATGGAACATCCCAAGGTATCGCTACCCGTGGCAGCTGGATTCTCAACGGTGGCAGCGGTTACATCGGAGCCAACAATGGTGGCGGAGCTCCCTCCACAGGTACTTTCTACGGAGTGGCATCCTATGACACGGCTCTCACATCACAACAGATTTCCGGTCTTTTCGCAGCGTATTCAGCTCCTGTGCCTGAACCGTCTTCCGCAAGCTTGCTCACGCTCGGAAGCCTTTGCCTTCTCCTGAGACGCAAAAAATAA
- a CDS encoding VC0807 family protein yields the protein MANTLTRDSLNRPTLQAFMKQKQQDNPLANIMWNVLIPIVALSFLGKNGDKFYHVGPVLGMLIAVSLPVIYGVRHLIINKKPNFFSILGIVSILLTGGIAIMAYQDNGTVDEQAPFWFAMKEAAIPFVFGLTILISHWTKTPLVRVFLYNPDFFNIPAIEKRIKANNAGQGYKKLILSGTLLLAGSFFISMVMNYFLAMYFLNGNTGSQEDFNDGVAKLTGWGFAVIGIPMMVILMVTMWRFVSKLKLLTGMENEEILLPR from the coding sequence TTGGCGAATACATTAACCCGCGACTCACTGAACCGACCGACCTTACAAGCATTCATGAAGCAAAAACAACAAGACAACCCGCTGGCGAACATTATGTGGAACGTATTGATTCCAATTGTCGCCCTGAGCTTTCTCGGAAAAAATGGAGATAAGTTCTATCATGTCGGACCGGTTCTCGGCATGCTCATTGCCGTGTCTCTACCTGTGATTTATGGTGTGCGTCATTTGATCATTAATAAAAAGCCGAACTTTTTTTCCATTCTGGGAATCGTCAGTATTTTGCTGACTGGGGGCATTGCGATCATGGCCTACCAGGACAACGGCACCGTCGACGAGCAGGCCCCTTTCTGGTTTGCCATGAAAGAGGCTGCCATCCCCTTTGTCTTCGGCCTTACCATCCTGATCTCCCACTGGACCAAAACCCCGCTGGTCCGAGTCTTCCTCTACAACCCTGACTTTTTTAACATTCCGGCGATCGAAAAACGCATCAAGGCAAATAATGCAGGCCAGGGGTACAAAAAACTGATTCTCTCAGGCACGCTGCTGCTCGCTGGCTCCTTTTTCATCAGCATGGTGATGAACTATTTCCTAGCCATGTATTTTCTCAACGGTAACACCGGCTCCCAAGAGGACTTCAATGACGGTGTAGCCAAATTGACGGGCTGGGGCTTTGCCGTCATCGGCATTCCCATGATGGTCATCCTCATGGTTACCATGTGGAGATTCGTCAGTAAGCTCAAGCTTCTGACCGGTATGGAGAACGAGGAAATTCTTCTCCCCCGCTAA
- a CDS encoding 4a-hydroxytetrahydrobiopterin dehydratase codes for MSEELIPAEELDAALKRCPEWEVEGDSITRTIEFEEYMESIDFVNTVAEVAEEAQHIPAIDIRDGSVTLRLKTEDADGVTELDIELATRIDTVVD; via the coding sequence ATGTCAGAAGAATTGATTCCAGCCGAAGAACTAGACGCCGCCTTGAAACGTTGCCCGGAATGGGAGGTTGAGGGCGATTCCATTACCCGAACCATCGAATTTGAGGAATACATGGAGAGCATCGATTTCGTCAACACCGTTGCCGAAGTTGCCGAAGAAGCTCAACACATTCCTGCGATTGATATTCGTGACGGGAGCGTCACCTTGCGTCTTAAGACCGAAGATGCTGATGGTGTCACCGAGCTTGATATTGAGCTCGCAACACGGATTGATACCGTGGTCGATTAA
- a CDS encoding trypsin-like peptidase domain-containing protein, translating into MKLKKSIHWGVAAGLMLANVSLVQADIKEDARKVFADQAPSVLGVRGVLKVSITMNGQPGGNQEKELWSNGVVVADGLVAVAYRTIKPDLAANVGNRPGLKLESELSELKLIDASGEDYDAKLVLHDEDLGLAFVALNPEGDKAADFKASAVDCSKDVEVLHLDELIGVGRMSEKLRSEAQVNMGRVSAIVKRPRLLYIQQGISMSKPVFTQKGEFVGLTVALKNTGPVPVVLPAKYMRKLIDQAKEKQAELKK; encoded by the coding sequence ATGAAATTGAAAAAAAGCATTCATTGGGGAGTTGCTGCAGGTCTTATGCTTGCCAACGTCTCACTCGTTCAGGCGGATATTAAAGAAGATGCCCGTAAGGTGTTTGCCGATCAGGCACCATCGGTGCTGGGCGTGCGTGGCGTGCTGAAAGTCAGCATCACCATGAATGGCCAGCCCGGGGGGAACCAAGAAAAAGAGCTCTGGAGCAATGGCGTTGTTGTTGCTGACGGGCTGGTGGCAGTGGCATACCGGACGATCAAGCCGGATTTGGCGGCAAATGTGGGGAACCGACCCGGACTGAAACTTGAAAGTGAGCTTTCTGAGTTGAAGCTGATCGACGCCAGCGGGGAGGACTATGATGCCAAACTCGTCTTGCATGACGAGGACTTGGGCCTGGCTTTTGTGGCTCTCAACCCGGAGGGCGATAAGGCTGCAGATTTTAAGGCCTCGGCTGTCGATTGCTCCAAGGATGTAGAGGTCTTACATCTGGATGAACTCATTGGAGTTGGCCGGATGTCGGAAAAATTACGTTCGGAGGCACAGGTGAATATGGGACGGGTTTCAGCTATCGTGAAACGTCCCAGACTGCTTTATATCCAGCAAGGGATCTCCATGAGTAAGCCTGTGTTTACGCAGAAAGGTGAATTTGTCGGGCTGACCGTAGCCCTGAAGAATACCGGGCCTGTTCCTGTAGTGCTTCCAGCCAAGTACATGCGCAAACTCATCGATCAAGCCAAGGAAAAGCAGGCTGAATTGAAAAAGTGA
- a CDS encoding PDZ domain-containing protein — MKTKNVLMSGMLALGALTSADIQAKTVKVESPADQAVVDAAIAKVYPSLVRIHVIMENPKDGRMQKNGGTGSGTIIHPDGYILTNHHVAGKGTRVWVRLANKEKINAEVVGTDPQTDLCVIKMNMDQVPDSMKPLPVASFGDIKTLKVGDRVMSMGSPAGVSQSVTMGVVANMEMIAPGNSSGVKQDGETVGDLVRWIGHDAVIYFGNSGGPLVNLRGEIIGVNEIGLGSLGGAIPADIAKYVADELIQNGTVRRSWTGMIAQPRLESSKHKAGVLIAAVIDASPAAEAGLQVGDLVTHVDGLAVDASAPEHLPLFNRVVLGIPVAKSVEVKFERDGKKQTVNVTTVERSAAKGEDLAMPDWGITARDLTLRSALALKRENTDGVRVSSISKSGPAASCKPALKAGDIILSVNQKPVQQMKDVVTITRERVAERKAGQPDGVKTLVEFERKGQLLATVVELGKEPNQSKSSAAQRAWVGVETQVLTRELAKLLGVPSKKGVRVTQVIPGSKAEEAGFLKGDLILKMDGQVIRAERERDAEVFKSLVREYPVDESVSFDVIRDGKEMQITCVLQAAPKPSSEYRKLINKTLECTLRVPSKANAVEAKIEQGIYVDSVERAGWASLAGLAGGDVILQINGKEVSSLEMIEKELVEIEAKKSDYIVLLVKRGKLTKFIEIHPIWKNR; from the coding sequence ATGAAAACAAAAAATGTATTGATGTCGGGTATGCTTGCCCTGGGGGCGTTGACCAGTGCCGATATCCAGGCAAAAACGGTTAAGGTGGAGAGCCCGGCAGATCAGGCGGTGGTGGATGCCGCCATCGCCAAGGTGTATCCCTCGTTGGTTCGGATTCATGTGATCATGGAGAATCCCAAAGATGGAAGGATGCAAAAAAATGGAGGCACCGGTTCCGGGACAATCATCCACCCTGACGGCTATATTCTGACCAACCATCATGTTGCGGGCAAGGGCACCCGGGTTTGGGTTCGCTTGGCGAACAAGGAAAAGATCAATGCCGAAGTGGTTGGCACGGATCCTCAAACGGACCTTTGTGTGATCAAGATGAATATGGATCAGGTGCCCGATTCGATGAAACCGCTTCCTGTGGCAAGCTTCGGTGATATTAAAACGCTGAAGGTTGGTGACCGGGTAATGTCGATGGGTTCTCCGGCTGGAGTATCTCAGTCCGTAACCATGGGCGTGGTAGCGAACATGGAGATGATTGCTCCAGGAAATAGTTCTGGCGTGAAACAGGATGGTGAGACCGTCGGTGATTTGGTCCGTTGGATTGGTCACGATGCGGTGATTTATTTTGGAAACAGCGGGGGGCCTCTGGTTAATTTGCGTGGTGAAATTATCGGAGTCAATGAGATCGGGCTGGGCTCGTTGGGCGGTGCGATTCCTGCAGACATTGCCAAGTATGTGGCGGATGAACTGATTCAGAACGGAACGGTTCGCCGGTCTTGGACTGGGATGATTGCCCAACCTCGTTTGGAGTCCTCTAAGCACAAGGCGGGGGTGTTGATTGCTGCGGTGATTGATGCTTCACCGGCGGCTGAAGCCGGGTTGCAGGTGGGAGATTTAGTGACCCATGTGGATGGTTTGGCTGTGGATGCCTCGGCTCCCGAGCACCTCCCGCTTTTTAATCGGGTGGTCCTGGGGATTCCGGTTGCGAAATCGGTGGAAGTAAAATTTGAGCGCGATGGTAAAAAACAAACGGTGAACGTGACCACGGTGGAACGTTCAGCAGCCAAAGGTGAAGATCTTGCCATGCCTGATTGGGGCATCACCGCCCGGGATCTGACCTTGCGCAGCGCGCTGGCATTAAAGCGGGAGAATACCGATGGGGTTCGGGTTTCGAGCATCAGTAAATCGGGTCCTGCGGCGTCATGCAAACCGGCACTGAAGGCCGGCGATATCATCCTGTCGGTCAACCAGAAGCCGGTGCAGCAAATGAAAGACGTCGTGACAATCACTCGTGAGCGAGTGGCTGAACGGAAAGCCGGGCAGCCGGATGGAGTGAAGACCTTGGTTGAATTTGAACGTAAAGGCCAGTTGTTGGCCACGGTCGTGGAGTTGGGAAAGGAGCCCAACCAATCAAAATCATCGGCGGCGCAGCGTGCCTGGGTTGGGGTGGAAACGCAGGTGTTGACGCGCGAGTTGGCTAAGTTGCTTGGTGTGCCGAGTAAGAAGGGCGTGAGGGTCACCCAGGTGATTCCCGGCTCTAAGGCCGAAGAGGCCGGTTTTCTCAAAGGTGACCTCATACTGAAGATGGATGGCCAGGTCATCCGTGCCGAACGTGAACGTGATGCGGAAGTGTTCAAGAGTCTGGTCCGCGAGTATCCGGTCGATGAAAGTGTCTCCTTTGATGTGATCCGGGATGGCAAGGAAATGCAAATTACCTGTGTATTGCAAGCCGCTCCCAAGCCTTCCAGCGAGTATCGAAAGCTGATTAATAAAACCTTGGAGTGCACCTTGAGAGTTCCATCCAAGGCAAATGCGGTGGAGGCCAAAATTGAGCAGGGGATCTATGTCGACAGTGTTGAACGTGCCGGGTGGGCATCATTGGCAGGTCTTGCCGGTGGCGACGTGATCCTCCAGATCAATGGGAAAGAAGTAAGCTCGCTGGAAATGATAGAAAAAGAACTGGTTGAGATTGAAGCCAAGAAGAGCGATTACATTGTCTTACTTGTGAAGCGGGGTAAACTGACCAAGTTCATTGAAATTCATCCGATTTGGAAGAACCGTTAA
- a CDS encoding DUF971 domain-containing protein, which yields MLRLLQQTVIGDELALAWSDGEESYIKLNVLRESCPCASCQGEPDAMGRVLKPKVIHTSRSFQALRMQQVGGYALQVFWADGHSSGIFPFDLLRRLG from the coding sequence ATGCTTCGTTTGCTTCAACAGACTGTGATTGGTGATGAGTTGGCTTTGGCTTGGAGTGATGGTGAGGAGAGCTACATCAAGCTGAACGTGTTGAGGGAATCCTGCCCCTGCGCATCTTGTCAGGGCGAGCCGGATGCTATGGGTCGGGTTTTAAAACCCAAGGTGATTCATACGTCCCGTAGTTTTCAGGCACTGCGGATGCAGCAGGTCGGGGGGTATGCCTTGCAAGTATTTTGGGCGGATGGCCACAGCTCAGGGATATTTCCCTTTGATCTCTTGAGGCGCTTGGGTTGA
- a CDS encoding YggS family pyridoxal phosphate-dependent enzyme, with translation MSGVIAENLAKVKQQLAEALIRSGRGEDDCELLVVSKTWPAEVVAEVIDAGHRAFGENKVQEGMEKIPSLPQGVRWHLIGHLQRNKVRKALPLFGTLHGIDSLKLARYTSNLAVELGCHPDVYLQVNLAGEERKSGFSPDDLRRELEELDGLDGLNVLGLMCIPPAVACPEDARPWFARLRELRDELESTSGLSLPGLSMGMSGDYEAAIEEGSTIVRVGSAIFGARNYAV, from the coding sequence ATGTCCGGAGTGATTGCTGAGAATTTAGCGAAAGTAAAGCAGCAGCTTGCTGAGGCCTTGATCCGTTCGGGCCGGGGTGAGGATGATTGCGAATTGCTGGTGGTCTCAAAGACCTGGCCGGCGGAAGTGGTGGCCGAGGTGATTGATGCCGGCCACCGGGCGTTTGGAGAAAACAAAGTGCAGGAGGGGATGGAAAAGATTCCTTCGTTGCCGCAGGGGGTGCGCTGGCATTTGATTGGTCATTTGCAGCGAAATAAAGTGCGTAAGGCCTTGCCTCTGTTTGGCACTTTGCATGGTATCGACTCGCTTAAACTGGCCCGGTATACTTCCAATCTCGCTGTTGAGTTGGGTTGTCATCCTGATGTATATCTGCAGGTGAACCTGGCGGGGGAAGAGCGAAAAAGCGGTTTTTCTCCTGATGATTTGCGTCGGGAGTTGGAGGAGCTTGACGGATTAGACGGCTTGAATGTGCTAGGTCTGATGTGTATTCCTCCCGCGGTGGCATGCCCTGAGGATGCCCGTCCGTGGTTCGCGCGTTTGCGTGAGTTGAGGGATGAATTGGAGTCGACTTCAGGCTTGTCTTTACCTGGCTTGAGTATGGGGATGAGTGGCGATTACGAAGCGGCCATTGAAGAAGGGTCCACCATTGTTCGGGTAGGCTCGGCGATTTTTGGTGCTCGGAATTACGCAGTTTGA
- a CDS encoding carboxy terminal-processing peptidase, translating to MMKQSLLKIVASGLLMTLTSVSCVSAKTDFNEVGRQMVIMLRNSHYERFAFDEDLGKRFFDSYFSHLDPSKQYFLESDVEMFRKKYGSNMHQLLIDAQSMTAAKEIYAVYKKRANQRIGYAQELLKNEAEFSFDGDRTVMLSRKDAPWPENEAAAKQVWHDLVEQALLSESLRRENIAALAKKQGKEDPLKGKDAPGKMISLRFERILHGINDVTDEDIADQFFSAVAKSYDPHTDYFSKSQMERFMSGMQNSLVGIGALLQAEDDGATKITGIVVGGPADKGGELKLNDRIVGVDTLNKGTTEAMEDIMFAKLDHVVDIIRGKAGTEVRLKVEPAAGAPGEIKFIVIKRGKVELKDELAKAELVEMARPDGAKRRLGWISLPSFYADFKDWKTRCSIDIEELVLRLKEEQAEGIILDLRGNGGGSLEEVRRMTGFFTGSGPVVQVKNTQGRVEFKDSSHPKPIYDGPIVVLIDKTSASASEILAGALQDYNRAVVVGDTSSFGKGTVQQPMEIRRMMPFMSDARRAGVLKPTIQKFYRVSGSTTQLKGVESDIVLPSLLDAFEIGEKYLDHAMAHDSIRRAPGFRELNRGNLFLPTIKSQSQARVTASQDFKYIAEDAKRMIERREKNELSLNKELRKKELDEAEQRTNTRNEERKLRFSKVAEEDKKTFRFFRLNLDDLKNKELVEIDRKKDKESYMHMAKDNVADLDETPEWPSSLDPVKREAISILADLVESTERARMAGALQNNNS from the coding sequence ATGATGAAGCAATCACTCTTGAAGATCGTGGCCAGTGGGCTGCTCATGACATTGACCTCCGTTTCCTGTGTTTCGGCAAAAACCGACTTCAATGAGGTGGGCAGGCAGATGGTTATTATGTTGCGTAATAGCCATTACGAGCGTTTTGCCTTTGATGAGGATTTGGGTAAGCGGTTTTTTGATTCGTATTTTTCCCATCTCGACCCTAGCAAACAGTATTTCTTGGAGTCTGATGTCGAGATGTTCCGCAAGAAGTATGGGAGCAATATGCACCAGTTGTTGATTGATGCTCAATCGATGACGGCGGCAAAAGAGATTTATGCCGTTTACAAGAAGCGTGCCAACCAGCGGATCGGCTATGCTCAGGAGTTGTTGAAGAATGAAGCAGAGTTTTCGTTTGATGGGGATCGGACGGTGATGTTGAGCCGCAAAGATGCTCCATGGCCTGAAAATGAAGCTGCCGCCAAGCAAGTGTGGCATGATTTGGTGGAGCAGGCGCTGCTCAGTGAGAGCCTGCGTCGTGAGAATATCGCGGCTCTTGCTAAAAAACAGGGTAAGGAAGATCCCTTGAAGGGCAAAGATGCGCCGGGTAAGATGATTTCGCTGCGATTTGAACGCATTTTGCATGGGATCAACGATGTGACGGATGAGGACATTGCCGATCAATTTTTTTCTGCTGTGGCCAAGAGCTACGACCCCCACACTGATTATTTCAGCAAGTCCCAGATGGAGCGATTCATGTCCGGCATGCAGAACTCACTGGTTGGAATCGGAGCCTTGCTTCAAGCTGAAGACGATGGGGCAACGAAGATCACCGGTATCGTTGTCGGCGGTCCCGCTGACAAGGGAGGTGAGTTGAAACTGAATGACCGGATTGTGGGTGTGGACACCTTGAACAAGGGGACCACCGAGGCAATGGAAGATATCATGTTTGCGAAGCTTGACCATGTGGTGGATATCATCCGCGGCAAGGCTGGGACGGAAGTCCGCCTCAAAGTAGAACCGGCAGCTGGAGCTCCTGGTGAAATTAAGTTTATCGTGATCAAGCGAGGGAAGGTGGAACTCAAGGATGAGTTGGCCAAGGCTGAACTGGTTGAAATGGCTCGCCCTGACGGCGCCAAACGTCGCCTGGGTTGGATTTCCTTACCTTCATTTTATGCGGATTTCAAAGATTGGAAAACCCGCTGTTCGATCGATATCGAGGAGCTGGTTCTGCGGCTCAAAGAGGAGCAGGCTGAGGGGATCATCCTTGATTTGCGGGGGAATGGTGGAGGCTCACTGGAAGAGGTTCGCCGGATGACCGGCTTTTTTACCGGGAGTGGTCCCGTGGTGCAGGTGAAAAATACGCAAGGCCGGGTTGAATTTAAAGATTCGTCCCACCCCAAGCCGATTTATGATGGGCCGATTGTTGTCTTGATTGACAAAACAAGTGCCTCAGCCAGTGAGATTTTGGCCGGCGCCCTGCAGGACTACAACCGCGCTGTCGTGGTGGGGGATACTTCGAGTTTTGGCAAGGGAACGGTGCAGCAGCCGATGGAGATCCGCCGAATGATGCCCTTCATGTCGGATGCCCGCCGTGCCGGCGTGTTGAAACCGACGATCCAAAAATTTTACCGGGTATCGGGAAGCACCACGCAGCTCAAAGGGGTGGAATCGGATATCGTGCTTCCTTCCTTGTTGGATGCTTTTGAGATTGGAGAAAAATACCTGGACCATGCAATGGCTCACGACAGCATTCGCAGGGCTCCGGGCTTCCGGGAACTGAACCGGGGGAATCTGTTTTTGCCGACGATCAAGTCGCAAAGTCAGGCCCGTGTTACCGCATCCCAGGATTTCAAATACATCGCTGAAGATGCAAAGCGGATGATCGAGCGCCGTGAGAAAAATGAACTGTCGCTGAATAAGGAATTGCGTAAAAAGGAATTGGATGAGGCAGAGCAGCGCACCAATACCCGCAATGAAGAGCGGAAGCTTCGTTTCTCCAAGGTTGCGGAGGAAGATAAAAAGACGTTCCGTTTTTTCCGTTTGAACTTGGATGATCTTAAAAACAAGGAGCTGGTTGAGATCGACCGGAAAAAGGATAAGGAGAGTTACATGCACATGGCCAAAGACAATGTGGCCGATTTGGATGAAACCCCCGAGTGGCCAAGTTCGCTTGATCCTGTCAAACGGGAGGCTATTTCCATCCTCGCGGATTTGGTTGAATCCACCGAGCGTGCCCGTATGGCTGGTGCTCTGCAGAACAATAACAGTTAA